One Citrobacter amalonaticus genomic window carries:
- the yegS gene encoding lipid kinase YegS → MDHFPSSVLILNGKSADNPVLREAIGLLRDEGVEIHVRVTWEKGDAERYVEEARRLGVETVIAGGGDGTINEVSTALIQCEGPDIPALGILPLGTANDFATSVGIPEELDKALKLAIVGNAIEIDMAQVNDKTCFINMATGGFGTRITTETPEKLKAALGGVSYIIHGLMRMDTLKPDRCEIRGENFHWQGDALVIGIGNGRQAGGGQQLCPNALINDGLLQLRIFTGEEILPALFSTLKPQEENPNIIDGASAWFDIRAPHDITFNLDGEPLSGQEFHIEILPAALRCRLPPDCPLLR, encoded by the coding sequence ATGGATCATTTTCCCTCCAGCGTATTGATTCTGAATGGTAAAAGTGCTGATAACCCCGTACTGCGGGAAGCCATTGGGCTGCTCCGCGATGAAGGAGTAGAGATTCACGTTCGCGTCACCTGGGAAAAAGGCGATGCCGAACGCTATGTCGAAGAGGCCCGTCGTCTGGGCGTTGAAACGGTGATCGCCGGCGGCGGCGACGGTACGATTAACGAAGTGTCGACGGCGTTGATCCAGTGTGAGGGGCCCGATATTCCCGCGCTGGGCATTCTGCCACTGGGCACCGCCAATGACTTTGCCACCAGCGTCGGGATCCCCGAGGAGTTAGATAAGGCGCTGAAGCTGGCGATTGTCGGTAACGCCATTGAGATTGATATGGCGCAGGTCAACGATAAGACCTGTTTTATCAATATGGCGACCGGCGGTTTTGGTACGCGCATCACCACCGAGACGCCGGAAAAACTGAAAGCGGCGCTGGGCGGCGTGTCATACATCATTCACGGCCTGATGCGCATGGATACGCTAAAACCGGACCGCTGCGAAATCCGTGGTGAGAACTTCCACTGGCAGGGTGATGCGCTGGTGATTGGGATTGGTAACGGGCGTCAGGCTGGCGGCGGTCAGCAGTTGTGTCCAAATGCGTTGATCAACGACGGTTTGCTGCAACTGCGGATTTTCACCGGGGAAGAGATCCTGCCCGCGCTGTTTTCCACCCTGAAACCACAAGAGGAAAACCCCAATATCATCGACGGCGCTTCGGCCTGGTTCGATATCCGGGCACCGCATGACATTACCTTTAATCTTGATGGCGAACCGCTGAGCGGACAGGAATTTCATATCGAAATCCTGCCCGCCGCGTTGCGGTGTCGACTGCCGCCGGATTGCCCGCTACTGCGTTAG
- the baeR gene encoding two-component system response regulator BaeR yields the protein MTELPIDENTPRILIVEDEPKLGQLIIDYLRAASYAPTLISHGDQVLPYVRQTPPDLILLDLMLPGTDGLTLCREIRRFSEVPVVMVTAKIEEIDRLLGLEIGADDYICKPYSPREVVARVKTILRRCKPQRELQQLDAESPLIVDESRFQASWRNKMLDLTPAEFRLLKTLSHEPGKVFSREQLLNHLYDDYRVVTDRTIDSHIKNLRRKLEALDEEQSFIRAVYGVGYRWEADACRIA from the coding sequence ATGACTGAGTTACCCATTGATGAAAACACGCCACGCATCCTGATTGTGGAAGATGAACCCAAGCTGGGACAGTTAATTATCGACTATCTGCGCGCCGCGAGCTATGCCCCGACGCTGATTAGCCATGGCGATCAGGTACTGCCTTATGTGCGCCAGACACCGCCGGATTTAATCCTGCTGGATCTGATGCTGCCGGGGACCGACGGTCTGACCCTGTGTCGCGAAATCCGTCGCTTCTCCGAGGTGCCAGTTGTAATGGTCACCGCCAAAATTGAGGAGATCGACCGCCTGCTGGGGCTGGAAATTGGCGCGGATGATTACATCTGCAAACCCTACAGCCCGCGCGAAGTGGTCGCCCGCGTGAAAACCATTCTGCGCCGCTGTAAGCCGCAGCGTGAACTGCAGCAACTGGACGCCGAAAGCCCGCTGATCGTCGATGAAAGCCGTTTCCAGGCCTCCTGGCGCAATAAAATGCTCGACCTGACGCCTGCGGAATTCCGTCTGCTCAAAACGCTGTCTCATGAGCCGGGGAAAGTCTTTTCCCGCGAGCAGTTGCTGAATCATCTCTATGATGATTATCGCGTGGTCACCGACCGCACCATCGACAGCCATATCAAAAACCTGCGTCGCAAACTGGAAGCGCTTGATGAAGAGCAGTCGTTTATCCGTGCGGTGTATGGCGTCGGGTATCGCTGGGAAGCGGATGCCTGCCGGATTGCCTGA
- the mdtC gene encoding multidrug efflux RND transporter permease subunit MdtC codes for MKFFALFIYRPVATILISLAITLCGVLGFRLLPVAPLPQVDFPVIMVSASLPGASPETMASSVATPLERSLGRIAGVSEMTSSSSLGSTRIILQFNFDRDINGAARDVQAAINAAQSLLPSGMPSRPTYRKANPSDAPIMILTLTSETYSQGELYDFASTQLAQTIAQIDGVGDVDVGGSSLPAVRIGLNPQALFNQGVSLDEVRTAISNANVRKPQGALEDSTHRWQIQTNDELKTAAEYQPLVIHYNNGGAVRLGDVATVTDSVQDVRNAGMTNAKPAILLMIRKLPEANIIQTVDSIRARLPELQSTIPASIDMQIAQDRSPTIRASLEEVEQTLVISVALVILVVFLFLRSGRATLIPAVAVPVSLIGTFAAMYLCGFSLNNLSLMALTIATGFVVDDAIVVLENISRHLEAGMKPLQAALQGTREVGFTVLSMSLSLVAVFLPLLLMGGLPGRLLREFAVTLSVAIGISLLVSLTLTPMMCGWMLKSSQPREQKRLRGFGRMLVALQQGYGKSLKWVLNHTRLVGVVLLGTIALNIWLYISIPKTFFPEQDTGVLMGGIQADQSISFQAMRGKLQDFMKIIRDDPAVDNVTGFTGGSRVNSGMMFITLKSRDERRETAQQVIDRLRVKLAKEPGANLFLMAVQDIRVGGRQSNASYQYTLLSDDLAALREWEPKIRKALAALPQLADVNSDQQDNGAEMNLIYDRETMARLGIDVQAANSLLNNAFGQRQISTIYQPMNQYKVVMEVDPRYTQDISALEKMYVINSEGKAIPLSWFAKWQPANAPLSVNHQGLSAASTVSFNLPTGSSLSEASDAIHRAMTQLGVPSTVRGSFAGTAQVFQETMNSQVILIIAAIATVYIVLGMLYESYVHPLTILSTLPSAGVGALLALEIFDAPFSLIALIGIMLLIGIVKKNAIMMVDFALEAQRHGNLTPEQAIFQACLLRFRPIMMTTLAALFGALPLVLSGGDGSELRQPLGITIVGGLVMSQLLTLYTTPVVYLFFDRLRLRFSRKHRKPITET; via the coding sequence ATGAAGTTTTTCGCGCTTTTCATTTACCGTCCGGTGGCGACAATTTTAATCTCTCTCGCCATCACCCTCTGCGGCGTGCTGGGGTTTCGACTGTTGCCTGTCGCCCCGCTGCCGCAGGTCGATTTTCCGGTGATTATGGTCAGCGCCTCGCTGCCGGGAGCCTCGCCGGAGACCATGGCATCCTCCGTCGCAACGCCGCTGGAGCGCTCACTGGGGCGCATTGCCGGGGTCAGTGAGATGACCTCAAGCAGTTCCCTCGGCAGCACGCGCATCATTTTACAATTTAACTTCGATCGCGATATCAACGGCGCGGCGCGAGATGTGCAGGCAGCGATAAATGCGGCGCAAAGTCTGCTGCCAAGCGGCATGCCGAGCCGACCAACTTACCGCAAAGCCAATCCGTCCGACGCGCCGATCATGATTCTGACGCTGACCTCGGAGACATATTCGCAAGGTGAGCTATACGACTTCGCCTCAACCCAACTGGCGCAGACCATCGCGCAAATCGACGGTGTCGGCGACGTTGACGTAGGCGGCAGCTCGCTGCCCGCCGTGCGCATCGGGTTGAATCCGCAGGCGCTGTTTAACCAGGGCGTCTCACTGGATGAGGTACGCACCGCCATCAGCAACGCTAACGTGCGCAAACCGCAAGGGGCGCTGGAAGATTCCACGCATCGCTGGCAGATCCAGACCAATGACGAACTCAAAACGGCGGCGGAATATCAGCCACTGGTGATTCATTACAACAATGGCGGCGCCGTACGGCTGGGTGATGTCGCCACGGTGACGGACTCGGTACAGGATGTCCGCAACGCCGGGATGACCAACGCCAAACCGGCGATTTTGCTGATGATCCGCAAACTGCCGGAAGCCAACATTATCCAGACGGTCGACAGCATTCGGGCCAGACTCCCGGAGTTGCAGTCCACCATCCCGGCGTCGATTGATATGCAAATCGCCCAGGATCGCTCGCCAACCATCCGCGCCTCGCTGGAAGAGGTTGAGCAGACGCTGGTCATTTCCGTGGCGCTGGTCATTCTGGTGGTCTTTCTGTTCCTGCGCTCCGGACGTGCCACGCTGATCCCCGCCGTGGCGGTTCCGGTTTCGTTAATTGGCACCTTTGCCGCGATGTATCTGTGCGGATTCAGCCTCAATAACCTGTCGCTGATGGCGCTGACCATCGCCACCGGCTTTGTGGTAGATGACGCCATCGTGGTGCTGGAAAATATCTCACGTCATCTGGAAGCCGGAATGAAACCCTTGCAGGCCGCGCTGCAGGGGACGCGTGAAGTGGGCTTTACCGTGCTGTCTATGAGCCTGTCGCTGGTTGCCGTGTTCCTGCCGTTGCTGCTGATGGGCGGGCTGCCGGGACGATTACTGCGTGAATTTGCCGTCACGCTGTCGGTGGCGATTGGTATCTCGCTGCTGGTTTCGCTCACGCTCACCCCAATGATGTGCGGCTGGATGCTGAAATCCAGCCAGCCGCGGGAGCAGAAACGGCTGCGCGGATTTGGCCGCATGCTGGTCGCACTGCAACAGGGCTACGGTAAGTCGCTGAAATGGGTGCTCAACCATACGCGACTGGTCGGCGTGGTGCTGCTCGGCACTATTGCACTGAATATCTGGCTCTACATTTCAATTCCGAAAACCTTCTTCCCGGAGCAAGACACCGGCGTATTGATGGGCGGGATTCAGGCTGACCAGAGCATCTCGTTTCAGGCGATGCGCGGTAAGCTTCAGGACTTTATGAAGATTATTCGCGATGATCCGGCCGTGGATAATGTCACCGGATTTACCGGCGGCTCGCGAGTCAACAGCGGGATGATGTTTATCACCCTTAAGTCCCGCGACGAACGTCGGGAGACTGCGCAGCAGGTGATCGACCGTCTGAGGGTGAAACTGGCAAAAGAGCCGGGTGCCAATCTGTTCCTGATGGCGGTACAGGATATTCGCGTCGGCGGACGCCAGTCCAATGCCAGCTATCAGTACACGCTGCTGTCAGACGATCTGGCTGCGCTACGCGAATGGGAACCGAAGATCCGCAAAGCCTTAGCCGCCCTCCCCCAACTGGCGGACGTCAACTCCGACCAACAGGATAACGGTGCGGAGATGAACCTTATCTACGATCGTGAAACCATGGCGCGGCTGGGTATTGACGTGCAGGCGGCTAATAGCCTGTTAAACAACGCCTTTGGTCAGCGGCAGATCTCCACCATCTATCAGCCGATGAACCAGTATAAAGTGGTGATGGAAGTCGATCCGCGCTACACCCAGGACATCAGCGCGCTGGAGAAAATGTACGTCATTAACAGTGAAGGCAAGGCGATTCCGCTCTCCTGGTTTGCCAAATGGCAACCGGCGAACGCGCCGCTGTCGGTGAATCATCAGGGGCTGTCAGCAGCGTCCACCGTCTCCTTCAACCTGCCTACGGGTTCCTCGTTGTCAGAAGCCAGTGACGCCATTCATCGGGCGATGACCCAACTTGGCGTGCCGTCCACCGTGCGCGGCAGTTTTGCCGGGACCGCGCAGGTCTTCCAGGAAACGATGAATTCTCAGGTGATCCTGATTATTGCCGCGATTGCCACGGTCTATATTGTGCTCGGCATGCTGTATGAAAGTTATGTTCACCCGCTGACCATCCTCTCCACCCTTCCCTCCGCAGGGGTGGGCGCACTGTTAGCGCTGGAGATTTTCGATGCCCCGTTCAGCCTAATCGCCCTGATAGGGATCATGCTATTGATTGGCATCGTGAAGAAAAACGCCATCATGATGGTCGATTTTGCGCTGGAAGCGCAGAGGCATGGCAACCTCACCCCGGAACAGGCGATTTTCCAGGCCTGTCTGCTGCGTTTTCGCCCGATTATGATGACCACGCTGGCCGCACTGTTTGGCGCGCTGCCGCTGGTGCTTTCCGGCGGCGACGGTTCTGAACTGCGCCAGCCGCTGGGGATAACCATTGTCGGCGGTCTGGTGATGAGCCAGTTGTTAACGCTCTATACCACTCCGGTGGTGTACCTCTTCTTCGACCGTCTGCGGCTGCGTTTTTCGCGTAAACACCGTAAACCGATAACTGAGACATGA
- a CDS encoding MFS transporter, giving the protein MTELPNSTRWQLWIVAFGFFMQSLDTTIVNTALPSMAKSLGESPLHMHMVVVSYVLTVAVMLPASGWLADKIGVRNIFFTAIVLFTLGSLFCAGSGTLNELVMARVLQGVGGAMMVPVGRLTVMKIVPREQYMAAMTFVTLPGQIGPLLGPALGGILVEYASWHWIFLINLPVGIVGAIATLMLMPNYTMQTRRFDLSGFLLLAAGMAVLTIALDGSKGMGMSSFALGALVVCGVAAILLYLKHANDNPRALFSLHLFRTPTFSLGLFGSFAGRIGSGMLPFMTPVFLQIGLGFSPFHAGLMMIPMVLGSMGMKRIVVQVVNRFGYRRVLVFTTLGLSVVTLLFMSTALLGWYYVLPLVLFVQGMVNSTRFSSMNTLTLKDLPDELASSGNSLLSMIMQLSMSIGVTVAGLLLGMFAQQHMTVDSGTSHTVFMYTWLCMAFIIALPAVIFARVPNDTHKNVVIARRKRRT; this is encoded by the coding sequence ATGACAGAACTCCCCAACAGCACCCGCTGGCAACTGTGGATTGTGGCATTCGGCTTCTTTATGCAGTCGCTGGATACCACCATCGTCAATACTGCGCTTCCCTCGATGGCGAAAAGCCTCGGGGAAAGCCCGCTGCACATGCATATGGTCGTGGTCTCGTATGTGCTGACCGTGGCGGTCATGCTGCCTGCCAGCGGTTGGCTGGCGGACAAAATCGGCGTGCGGAATATTTTCTTTACCGCCATTGTACTGTTTACCCTGGGCTCGCTGTTTTGCGCTGGTTCCGGCACGCTAAATGAACTGGTCATGGCGCGGGTGTTACAGGGCGTTGGCGGTGCCATGATGGTACCGGTCGGCCGGCTGACGGTGATGAAGATTGTCCCGCGCGAGCAGTACATGGCGGCGATGACGTTTGTCACGCTGCCGGGCCAGATAGGCCCGTTGCTGGGCCCGGCGCTGGGCGGGATCCTCGTGGAATATGCCTCCTGGCACTGGATTTTCCTGATCAACCTTCCGGTCGGTATTGTCGGCGCGATCGCCACGCTGATGCTGATGCCCAACTACACCATGCAAACCCGACGCTTCGATCTCTCGGGTTTTCTGCTGCTGGCGGCTGGGATGGCGGTTCTGACCATCGCGCTGGACGGCAGCAAAGGGATGGGGATGTCGTCGTTCGCGCTCGGTGCGCTGGTGGTGTGCGGCGTGGCGGCCATTTTGCTCTACCTGAAGCACGCCAACGATAACCCGCGGGCGCTGTTCAGTCTCCACCTGTTCCGCACGCCAACCTTCTCGCTGGGGCTGTTTGGCAGCTTTGCCGGACGCATCGGCAGCGGCATGTTGCCTTTCATGACGCCGGTCTTTTTGCAAATTGGTCTCGGCTTTTCCCCGTTTCACGCCGGGCTGATGATGATCCCCATGGTGCTCGGCAGTATGGGGATGAAACGGATTGTCGTACAGGTGGTTAACCGTTTTGGCTATCGGCGGGTGCTGGTCTTCACCACGCTCGGACTGTCGGTGGTAACCCTGCTGTTTATGTCCACTGCGCTGTTGGGCTGGTATTACGTGCTGCCGCTGGTGCTGTTTGTTCAGGGCATGGTCAACTCGACGCGTTTCTCCTCCATGAACACCCTGACCCTGAAAGATCTGCCGGATGAGTTAGCCAGCAGCGGGAACAGCCTGCTGTCGATGATTATGCAACTCTCGATGAGTATCGGCGTCACCGTTGCCGGTCTGCTGCTAGGGATGTTCGCGCAGCAGCATATGACAGTGGATAGCGGAACGTCGCATACCGTCTTTATGTACACCTGGCTGTGTATGGCTTTTATCATCGCGTTGCCCGCTGTGATCTTTGCCCGCGTCCCAAACGATACCCATAAAAATGTCGTCATTGCGCGACGCAAAAGGAGAACCTGA
- the yegQ gene encoding tRNA 5-hydroxyuridine modification protein YegQ encodes MFKPELLSPAGTLKNMRYAFAYGADAVYAGQPRYSLRVRNNEFNHENLQRGINEAHELGKKFYVVVNIAPHNAKLKTFIRDLKPVVEMGPDALIMSDPGLIMLVREHFPQMPIHLSVQANAVNWATVKFWHSMGLTRVILSRELSLEEIEEIRNQVPEMEIEIFVHGALCMAYSGRCLLSGYINKRDPNQGTCTNACRWEYNVQEGKEDVVGNIVHKYEPIPVQNVEPTLGIGAPTDKVFMIEEAQRPGEYMTAFEDEHGTYIMNSKDLRAIAHVERLTQMGVHSLKIEGRTKSFYYCARTAQVYRKAIDDAAAGKPFDPQLLETLEGLAHRGYTEGFLRRHTHDDYQNYEYGYSVSERQQFVGEFTGERKGDLAAVAVKNKFSVGDSLELMTPQGNVNFTLAQMENAKGEPMPVAPGDGYTVWIPVPQDLMLDYALLMRNFSGESTRNPHAK; translated from the coding sequence ATGTTTAAACCGGAACTCCTTTCCCCGGCGGGAACGCTGAAAAATATGCGTTACGCTTTCGCCTATGGCGCAGATGCCGTCTATGCGGGCCAGCCGCGTTACTCGCTGCGCGTGCGCAATAACGAATTCAATCACGAGAATCTGCAGCGCGGCATTAATGAAGCCCACGAGTTGGGGAAAAAATTCTACGTGGTGGTCAACATCGCGCCGCATAACGCAAAGCTGAAAACCTTTATCCGCGATTTGAAGCCGGTAGTGGAAATGGGTCCGGATGCCCTGATCATGTCTGATCCGGGCCTTATCATGCTGGTGCGTGAGCACTTCCCGCAGATGCCGATTCACCTCTCCGTGCAGGCCAACGCCGTGAACTGGGCGACGGTGAAATTCTGGCATTCGATGGGGCTGACCCGCGTGATTCTGTCGCGCGAACTGTCGCTGGAAGAGATTGAAGAGATCCGCAACCAGGTACCGGAGATGGAGATTGAGATCTTCGTTCACGGCGCGCTGTGCATGGCCTATTCCGGTCGCTGCCTGCTTTCCGGTTACATCAATAAGCGCGACCCGAACCAGGGCACCTGTACCAACGCCTGCCGTTGGGAATATAACGTACAGGAAGGCAAAGAAGATGTGGTCGGTAATATCGTCCACAAATACGAGCCGATCCCGGTACAAAACGTGGAGCCGACGCTGGGTATCGGCGCGCCAACCGATAAAGTGTTTATGATTGAAGAGGCCCAGCGTCCGGGCGAATACATGACCGCGTTCGAAGACGAGCACGGCACTTACATCATGAACTCGAAAGATCTGCGTGCCATCGCCCACGTTGAACGCCTGACGCAGATGGGCGTGCACTCGCTGAAAATTGAAGGTCGCACCAAATCCTTCTACTACTGCGCGCGTACCGCACAGGTTTATCGCAAAGCGATTGACGACGCCGCTGCCGGCAAACCGTTTGACCCGCAGTTGCTGGAAACGCTGGAAGGTCTGGCGCACCGTGGCTACACCGAAGGTTTTCTCCGTCGCCACACCCATGACGATTATCAAAACTACGAATACGGTTACTCGGTTTCCGAGCGTCAGCAGTTCGTGGGCGAGTTTACCGGTGAGCGCAAAGGCGACCTCGCAGCCGTGGCGGTGAAAAATAAATTCTCGGTCGGCGACAGCCTGGAACTGATGACCCCGCAGGGCAACGTGAACTTCACGTTAGCGCAGATGGAAAACGCCAAAGGCGAGCCAATGCCAGTGGCGCCGGGTGACGGTTATACCGTATGGATCCCTGTTCCACAGGATCTGATGCTGGATTATGCACTGTTAATGCGCAATTTTTCCGGCGAATCAACGCGAAATCCGCACGCTAAATAG
- the fbaB gene encoding class I fructose-bisphosphate aldolase: MTDIAQLLGKDADSLLQHRCMTIPSDQLYLPGHDYVDRVMVDNNRPPAVLRNMQTLYNTGRLGGTGYLSILPVDQGVEHSAGASFAANPLYFDPKNIVELAIEAGCNCVASTYGVLASVSRRYAHRIPFLVKLNHNETLSYPNTYDQTLYASVEQAFNLGAVAVGATIYFGSEESRRQIEEISAAFERAHELGMVTVLWAYLRNSAFKKEGVDYHVSADLTGQANHLAATIGADIVKQKMAENNGGYKAVNYGYTDDRVYSKLTTENPIDLVRYQLANCYMGRAGLINSGGAAGGETDLSDAVRTAVINKRAGGMGLILGRKAFKKSMADGVKLINAVQDVYLDNKVTIA; the protein is encoded by the coding sequence ATGACTGATATTGCGCAGTTGCTTGGCAAAGACGCCGACAGCCTCTTACAGCATCGTTGCATGACCATACCCTCTGACCAACTCTATCTGCCCGGACATGATTACGTCGACCGCGTGATGGTGGACAACAACCGTCCGCCTGCGGTATTGCGTAACATGCAGACGTTGTATAACACCGGGCGTCTGGGGGGAACGGGTTACCTGTCCATTTTACCGGTCGATCAGGGGGTTGAACACTCGGCAGGTGCGTCGTTTGCCGCCAATCCGCTCTATTTTGACCCGAAAAACATCGTTGAACTGGCGATCGAAGCCGGATGTAACTGTGTAGCCTCGACCTATGGCGTACTGGCTTCCGTCTCGCGCCGTTATGCGCATCGCATTCCGTTTCTGGTGAAACTCAACCATAACGAAACCCTCAGCTATCCGAATACCTACGACCAGACACTGTATGCCAGCGTGGAACAGGCGTTCAATCTGGGGGCGGTGGCCGTAGGCGCAACCATCTACTTTGGTTCAGAAGAGTCACGTCGGCAGATTGAAGAGATTTCCGCCGCCTTTGAACGGGCGCATGAGCTGGGTATGGTCACCGTGCTGTGGGCCTATCTGCGAAATTCTGCGTTTAAAAAAGAGGGCGTCGATTACCACGTCTCCGCCGACTTAACCGGGCAGGCGAACCATCTGGCGGCAACGATTGGCGCGGATATCGTCAAACAGAAAATGGCGGAAAATAACGGCGGATACAAAGCCGTGAATTATGGCTACACCGACGATCGCGTCTACAGCAAACTGACCACCGAGAACCCGATCGATCTGGTGCGCTATCAACTGGCAAACTGCTATATGGGGCGTGCCGGGTTGATCAACTCCGGCGGCGCGGCAGGCGGTGAAACTGACCTGAGCGACGCGGTACGTACGGCGGTCATCAACAAACGCGCAGGCGGGATGGGGTTGATTCTCGGTCGTAAAGCGTTCAAAAAATCGATGGCTGACGGCGTGAAATTGATCAACGCCGTGCAGGATGTCTATCTCGATAACAAAGTGACGATTGCCTAA
- the baeS gene encoding two-component system sensor histidine kinase BaeS, translating into MKLWRPGITGKLFLAIFATCIVLLISMHWAVRISFERGFIDYIKNGNEQRLTMLSDALGEQYQQHGSWRFLRNNDRFVFQILRSFEHDKDDDRQGPGMPPHGWRTQFWVVDQDAHVMVGPRGPVPGDGTRRPILVNGQEVGAVIASPVERLTRNTDINFDKQQRRTSWLIVALSTLLAALATFPLARGLLAPVKRLVEGTHKLAAGDFTTRVAATSADELGKLAQDFNQLASTLEKNQQMRRDFMADISHELRTPLAVLRGELEAIQDGVRKFTPESVASLQAEVGTLTKLVDDLHQLSMSDEGALAYQKTTVDLIPLLEVAGGAFRERFASRGLTLQFSLPDSVTVFGDRDRLMQLFNNLLENSLRYTDSGGSLLISAEQRDKRVLITFADSAPGVSDEQLHKLFERFYRTEGSRNRASGGSGLGLAICVNIVDAHNGHIHAAHSPFGGVSITVELPLERDLQRDV; encoded by the coding sequence ATGAAGCTCTGGCGACCCGGTATTACCGGCAAACTGTTTCTGGCGATTTTCGCCACCTGCATTGTGTTGTTGATCAGTATGCATTGGGCGGTACGCATCAGCTTCGAACGAGGGTTCATTGACTACATCAAAAACGGCAACGAGCAGCGTCTGACCATGCTCAGCGACGCGTTAGGTGAACAGTACCAACAGCACGGTAGCTGGCGCTTTTTACGCAATAATGACCGCTTTGTGTTTCAGATCCTCCGCTCCTTTGAACATGACAAAGACGATGACAGACAAGGCCCGGGTATGCCGCCGCATGGCTGGCGTACACAGTTCTGGGTGGTGGACCAGGATGCGCATGTCATGGTTGGCCCGCGCGGTCCGGTTCCCGGAGACGGCACGCGGCGGCCCATTCTGGTGAACGGCCAGGAGGTCGGCGCCGTCATTGCCTCCCCTGTTGAACGCCTGACGCGTAACACCGACATCAACTTCGATAAACAGCAGCGGCGCACCAGTTGGCTTATTGTGGCGCTCTCAACCTTGCTGGCGGCGCTGGCGACCTTTCCACTCGCGCGCGGACTGCTGGCCCCGGTCAAACGGCTGGTCGAAGGCACGCACAAACTGGCCGCCGGGGATTTCACCACCCGTGTTGCCGCCACCAGCGCCGATGAGCTGGGCAAACTGGCGCAGGACTTTAACCAGCTCGCCAGTACCCTGGAAAAGAACCAGCAGATGCGTCGCGATTTTATGGCCGATATCTCGCATGAACTGCGTACACCGCTGGCTGTCCTGCGCGGTGAACTGGAAGCGATTCAGGATGGCGTGCGGAAATTCACGCCGGAATCGGTGGCCTCGTTACAGGCGGAAGTGGGGACGCTGACCAAACTGGTCGACGATCTGCACCAGCTTTCGATGTCTGACGAAGGCGCGCTGGCCTACCAAAAAACCACCGTCGACCTGATCCCACTACTGGAAGTAGCGGGCGGCGCATTCCGCGAACGTTTTGCCAGCCGTGGTCTGACGCTACAGTTTTCCCTGCCCGATAGCGTTACCGTGTTCGGCGATCGCGATCGCCTGATGCAGTTATTCAACAACCTGTTAGAAAACAGCCTTCGTTACACCGACAGCGGCGGCAGCTTGCTTATCAGCGCAGAGCAGCGCGACAAACGCGTGCTGATCACCTTCGCCGACTCCGCGCCGGGAGTCAGCGACGAGCAGTTGCACAAACTGTTCGAACGATTCTACCGTACCGAGGGATCGCGCAACCGCGCCAGCGGAGGGTCCGGACTGGGACTGGCGATTTGCGTCAACATCGTCGACGCGCATAATGGTCACATCCACGCTGCCCATTCGCCTTTTGGCGGGGTTAGCATTACAGTAGAGCTACCGCTGGAACGCGATTTACAGAGAGACGTATGA